The genome window gagagactgaagaacctaaatttgtataccctggaggagaggaggagcaggggtgatatgatatagactttcagatacttgaaaggttttaatgatccatggtcaacaacaaaccttttccattggaaaaaaaatcagtagaattaggggtcacgattcgaaactccagggaggaagactcagaaccaatgtcaggaagtatttcttcacggagagggtggtggatgcttggaatgcccttctggaggaagtggtgaagagtaaaactgtgaaggatttcaaaagggcatggtataaacactgtggaaccataaaggctagaggatgggaatgaagagaagagccatggaggtggcttgctggaatggaggctactacctggtgaagagtacccttactcaataagccttcgcatggttaatgcaactccaacattgctctctgcttcagtggcaaggggaaatgtggaaaagagaatttgcattcagacaacaaccaacaagaaccaAACTTCGCAGTCTGGGtcaacaaataagcgtgggggtagcttgcttattactgtggttactactctaaaccaattaagcctgatacatcacgttgaatgcatattcattgttgctctctgtttcaacagcagggataaatgtggaaaagaggatttacattcaaagaacatccaacaaggcattgatctgtgcaggctgggtaaacaagcattggggtaacttgcttgatgcggtagttactactcttaaccattaaACCTTATGCTCacatttgatgcaactccaacattactctctgcatcaatggcagggggtggcaggaaatttgaatcaaacagttaccaacaagggccctgatcttggtggttggtgaaacagataagtctgggaaaataagtgtgggagcttgctgggcagactggatcggccaattggtctttttctgctgtcttttcTGTTTCCTTGTTTCTAATATATGGCTAAGTTAATAGGTAGATTGGTATAAATTTCTGTGAATAATTAACAGTATTTTCATTATTGTATGGAATTCAAAATAATGTGTATTCAATACATGTagggggtaactttcaaaataaCCTAGCCAGCTACAGAGTCTGTGGTACTTGCATCTGCAGACTGTGTacacattttaaaaggaaaagtaTGCAGACATTTTTGTCTACTGTTGACTTGAGAGAACTCTGTCTCTGCAAAAAGCTGTTGCTTGTAGCCCATGCACTGATCTACGCCAGAACGACTGGAAGGAAATCCATTCATGGGCAAAGGAAACACCATACATGGAGAAGAGGAAAAGCCTTATATGGAGAAGGAGTGACATTTCCGCTCAGTCTTGGCTCAAAGAAAGCTGGATCAGATGACAATAATTATTTCCATGCTGCCAAACTAGAGCAAGAATGGAGGGAGTTGGCGCACCTCGGCCTAAGGACAGTTCTCACAgttgaaaacaataaaatagaccagtaaaaataaaaataaggaagtctataaaagaaaatgtttgtgagCCAAAGAAGCAGTTAAAACACTATTTATGTTCTCTTCTGCACACTGTTTTACACTGAATTTTCAGTCTGGAGGGTAAGCTTCTTGCATTGGTGCAAACCTCTCAAATACCTTTTATCCTCAAACAAATTTACAAATGTACTTTTGCATTATTATTGCAGGGAAAAGTACCAGTAGAAATTTATAAATGTGTTTTCTACAGATAATTTTTCCATCTAAAATAATGCATttagttttaaaaatgcaaatctatctgaATTGTTGccctctagagatgtgcattcgtttgaaatgaaCATGTAATCAGAAATAAAACAGggcatgtttgtttatttttgttgaaaacactgcaaatggaaaattccataaaaattgaacccttttttttcatttgtttttggattccattcaagtctatggggcAAGCAAAACTGCAGGTGGTCCATATCCATTAAGCCAAGGAAAGGACTGTAGTGAGCAGCGTGgaagtgagccctttgtgctatGGCATACCTACAAGacctatgccagcagctggcaaacacgctctgtagcaggacagtctggagcttcacctataccagctgcctcccttgtaggttgagccattggggtctggtggccagcaggacttaagtagGTGCATGCCTAGGGCAGTGGCAAGAGCAAACATCGTCCAAGTGCATGCTGGAGTTGGGACAGGCAGGAAGATGGAGACATggagacaggccaagggtcagggcaggctaTGGGAaaacgtggtcaggtccaggcagcaagcaaatgTGGTCAGGTCTAAAGCAAGAAGTCAGTACCAAGATATCAGGCTGGAATGGACAAAAATATATGAAGGcactggacaaggcaaggaaaagggGATGGTGCTGGATGAGACAAACtggagaaggcaaggctggaaaagGCACGAATGGAGAAAGCAAGGCACAATGAGGCAGGATTggagaaggcaaggcaggaagagcaggaaccAGAAACTCAGGATAAACCAGAACCAGGAGCtctggagcaacatgcactgcggATGCAGGAGATGCATTGCTGAGGCAATATGGCAGCATTCTGGGGAGCCTTATATACCAGGtgttgcgctgatggtggacccttggcccaaggtggggttgaagctacccgcagggcaagccctatgagtccccaccgtcaggaggcagagcaggctaggagacggagagcaaatggagcttcgccaataccagcccacgttccccttagattgagcccttgggtgctggggccagctggacttaggcgggcctccgtgtgaCAACTCCCAGTTGGTGTAGACAAGGGTACACCAGGAACCAGTAGAGGTACTGGAGGACTGAGGACGGTCCAGacaaggcagggttccagagaaCCAGACGCCAACAGGAACAGAGGGAAGCAGGGGGCGTCCAGGTAAAGAAAGGcagaagcctgagaggccaaatCCATGGGATACaaaggagagtccaaggcaagctggagtcaggtcaggcagcaggaAGGCgagagctgaggtcagagccaggagatcagaaCAAGTGTAGTCCAGACGAAGCAGggatcaataccagagaatcagtccaagggtacGAGATTAAGATgagggaacaagcaggaacaggaaccaggtaCGAGCAACGAACACACGAagaagtgtggagacctgttgccaaggcagggaacaagtggctgggcctcaccttttatacagaggcccagtgatgtcatcatctggggccacgggctactttcctgccgtggcccctttgAGTATGCGGGTCGCGCGCGCCTAAGCCAGGgcctggaggaaggaggatggCGCCGTCACTCCGTGGCTCACGCGGGGAGACCCGCCGGGCGCCAGGAGGAACAGCGCAGGAGTCGGAAGCGGtagaggtggctgcaggcgctCGGAGACGGAGGCTGCTGCCCACCACCACGAGCGAAGGTGACCtggagctggcagctgggatcctggggtgagtaggcccgggcgTGGACCTACCACGGCCTGGACGCATAACACCAGCAAGCTTCCCCAGACCCCAGCTCAccttcagctcctgggcttcttaGGATCTTTACTGGCAGGGGCTCTTCCTCTGCATTGGTTCTGGCAGTCTCAGGGCCTGATAAAACTCAGATTCTTGCTCCTTTGGAGCCTTACCAGCCCTCTTGCTCTTCATCCCCCATGACTGCAGGGAGAGTGCTGGGGGCAGTGGACACTGATGTTGGAGATGGCTTGGACTGTGAACAGCTCTGAGCACCAGCAAAAGAAAACATCTGCCCTGTCAACTTTTAAGGCTTTCTCCTACTACACAAGACCTGCTCTGGGCTTCACTGACTCGCCTTCCTCCAGCAGCCTAATGTCCTCAGTGATGGCCCACATTGTCTGTCAGCACTTCATTACAGGTCATTGCTGATGACATGAGGCTGCTGGAGGAGGGCAGTGGTCTGGAGCCTGTAGTTAATGTGTAGGAGGAAGGGGAGTTGGTAGTTGGGGGAGATGGACCATTCTTGCCCACATTTTGTGCACCCTTGGCTTATGGGTATGCTTCTTTATTGGCTAGGAGACTATCTAATATGTCTTTCCTAAGAATGTGGACCAGGATTTCATAGGCAGAGACATTATTAAGGATTTTCAAATGCACTGGAAGATTACCCATCTATATGAGTCACTTTGTTTGGCCATTATCCACTCCATCGCCATCATATATATTGACAGGTTTAATGCATGTATtttagccaaattttcaaagtgaaaccaTATTTAGTATCTGTccattaaaagtatgcataaagTACGCACATTAAACCTGCCCACATACATTACAACTAGCCATTGGACAAGCTGAATCTTacttaatattttaaaatcttcccaGGATGAGGAAGAGATTCATTGGCTACATTGATTATGTATGCTTTTGAATCTATCAACCTTCAACAATTTTTGTACAATCCAGATGTGCCCTTTTTCAATACAAGGGTTCATATATTTCCAGTTGTTTTCCAGTCAACTAAATCTAAACATAAGAAAGGTAATTTTAGATCTGGTATACATACCTTTTACATTCAGATTTTacccagaattttcaaagcaaacttatgcatatatgttcactttgaaaatgtgtgggtaATTGGCCTGGCACATGCATAGAATACCTGTCCTTGGAGGGCtaacacttatccagttaaattatgaCTTATCCAACTATGAGGCACCTTTGCTGCTACATAGACAGACAAATttgaaattatccagataagtagtagcagcacttatctggctattttctGATTTATTCAGCTATATAGCAGCAggtctacttagccagataaatctgaagAGTGTTACTTGTCCATCTAggtagcgcttttcagacttatctagaTATGTGCCACTGCTTGTACTTAGTGGATAAATTGGCCTTGCACAGCTTATGTTTTTACATACCTGAgcatttgtgcatgcatgtgtactcatattttataatctattcATATcatttctgcatattttataacatacaataGTCATTTTCGGTGCACACATATATGGGCACACATGaacagctttgaaaatgaccctctatcaggccgatgcaatcgGGTGCTAATGTCAGCGTGCCGCTGAACAtgtggttggatgcgcattttggacttGATGCAATaccagtgcgtagctaatagtgctcatgaCATGTAAATGCAGGCCCAATGTAAAAAGTTACCATGCGCTGGATGCACACCTTTTTTAACCcaaaatttaatgccagccccagagctggcactAAGGTTTGAGGCGCCCCAAGCCatgcacagaaaagtagaaaatattgcttttctgtagttcctcccacttaatattgtcgtgatactaagcaggaggaaccatagaagcagcaaaaaaaaaaaaaaaaaaggtctttaaaGTGGTCAGGTTAAGGAAAAAAATGCTGAATTTATGATTctctattttcctaacccgtggctgtgcatgccttaggaaaatggacgctcataaaattgagcatgcgttttcctaacctgcgcatagccatgtctcctgggtacTCGATGCCATGGACGTGCTGGGACACATAATTTATCCCTAACACATCCGTTTTAGcacagcggctcatttgcctattgcatcgagtgcccaggagaggtgattgtgtgtgtattagaaaaaagtgcatccactttggatgcacatttttatcatatctgtattgcatcagccagtATGAGCGTAaatcccaactctgccctccaaaACACCTCTCCCCTGTTCACATAAAAATACATGCTATACCTGGTTACGAATGTACTTCTATGTGCACTGAAGCCTGACCTTTTTCTAACAGCCATAAATGGCTTAAAAATTCAGTCCCGTGAAGGCAATAATGAAAGCGCATTCCACAGATTAAAAGCTGTTTTACTTGCAAATATGGCCTTTTAAATTATTTCTCACCTGCTAAACAGGAAAAAGTACCTGAAATCAGCAATGTGGATACTTTTACCTGTGTATCTTTGGGGTGGAATTAGTCAGGGgatgcacttacatgggtaattttgaaaaatccAAAATACCCAAAGAAAATGCAAGTGCTTTTCctggggcaatattcaaagcataaACCATGGGTAAAAATTATCTACAGTGTTTTCACTAATTTTGGCAGTTTAATAATTGCTTCCtaaattttcaaatctatgcatgctGTTTCAAGTGTGTAGCACATCCATAGATATAATAGGTGCAAGATGTGTGGATACTTTTATACTCATGTACCTTTTAGCAAATTCACAGAGATATGCAGGTATAAACATATCTGTATGTCTTGCTGCTAGGCAGCATAGTGAAAGTTGTCCCAAATGACAATTAtagaagaagaaaaacattttcacatatattttatatcttttatttTGTCTGAAGGATATCTTGTACACCAAATATCCCATTGGCAATAAAGCgcattcaatgtatttataagccAGTCACTTTGTTtaaacaaacacaaatacaaagtaaaaaataaaccaCAATATAATGAACTGcatattcaaaaaatacaaattccATGCCTACTCAGTAGGTAACTACACATTCCAACTCgtgaatatatatttataaatttacaTTGCAATTACAAAAATATACTTTAGAGAGTTTTTTGCTTACATTCTAAAGAAATGAAGCTGTTTCAGCTCTTTCTGATGCTCAGTCTATCTTTTCTTCCTGATTTCTATACATTCCTTGAACGAAATCCTTTTACCCTTGAGGCTAGATGCAAGGCATCTATTCACACAAATGCACTGTCAAGACATCAGCAAAAAGGCACCAAGACTTCTAGCTTTAAAATGAAACTTTCTGTCACATGTGAGAGTACCATCAAATGATATTTACAAAAAGTAAACATAACATTACTTTTACACATGCTTGAATATATATTAAGTGCTGTTTTTCAAATAAATTCAAAAGTCATCACAGCATTGTCACTAAATAGAATTACCATTTTACAAATATGGTCTTTCTAACTCCAAGTAACACAATATGAATATGTAAAGAATTTTCACATCAATAATACCCAAAGAAAGATAAACCAAAATATGGCACATATGCAATATACATTGTCTATGTATATAACCAAAGTCCATTTTTTCTAGTTCAATGCTGGTCTTTGAAGCTGGGTCATacagaaattatatttattatcCATGCAAATATAGTCTTTTAACAAATGAGGAAAACTTAAATGGCATTTTCAGGCAGTTGAAGCTTAACAGAAAGGTTATAATGGCCTTGCTGTGAGTATATTAATCAGTTGGTCATCATTAATATCGGACAGTTTCAAACTATTTGACATTGGAAGTGGTCTGCTAGTAAATATAAATGTATACATCcatatatatttacacacacacacagtattaaCAGATTTCaattgtccttggagaaaaagtTGAGTGTATGTCTGAAAGTGCTGTAGTCACTGAAGAGCTAAAGGAGTTGGTTACTGTTGAACAGGAGAAGCTAGAGGACTGGAAAGCGGAAGTAACAGATGGGTAAGTATTTGGTACTGAAGGAGAAGAGAACGAGCTATGTACAGGGGAGGGATAGGCTGAGGATACTGGAGAGGAATATGAGGTAGGCACCGGAGAGGGATACGAAGTGGTCACTGAAGAAGCAGAGGAGACTGGCGTGACTTTCTCTACTTTCTTGTCCTTCTGTCTTAGATGAATTTTAGTGTGTCTCTTCCTCTCATCACTTCTTGCAAACTTTCTGCCACAAATATCACAGGCGAaaggtttctctcctgtatgTGTTCTTATATGTGTTGTCAAGTGATCACTTCTACTGAAATTCCTCATGCAGATACGACACTGGAAAGGTTTCTGGCCGGTGTGAATCCGGATGTGCCTTGTTAGTTCATCAGATCTTGAAAATCTCCGGTCACAAGTTTCAACCGGGCAAGCATAAGGTCTTTCATGGGGAGGGGTCTTGCTGGGGCGATTGGGATATTTTCTCATTCTGCTTGGCTTGATGAGTTGAGATTGATAGGTTTTCAGGTCTTGAGAACTTGTCTGGGTGGCAAAAGCTTTTATGGTGGACAGAGGTGTTAAAGAAGGCTGTTGAGCTCTGGCTTCCAAATTCTGAAAGGGTTTCTGATCTGGTGGAAGCAAGCCAATTTCTCCCTGCTGTTGGGAAAACAAGTAATCGGGAATCATTGGTACCTGAAAGTTTGTTTTTGTAGCTGAATAAGCTGGTGGAGGATACTGAATGGAAGtgctggaggggtgggggaaagacTGAGCTTGCTGCTCGGTGAAGATTTCAGTACCAGTGCTGGAAAAGGTTGGTGCTGCAGAATAGATTGGACTGCTTTCGTTTGACTGAACTGCACAAGTTAGAGGAGGGCTCTGTGATGATGAAGATGATGGAGAAGAGGAAGGTGTTGAAGTGGTCGGTGGGTTAGCCATGCCAACCAATCCACTCACAAGGCTGAATAGAGGTTCTGGCCACAAACTGTTGCTGTTGCTTGGAGCTGGTTCTAGAGAGAAGCGACCTGTGTAAGTTATAGGAGGCAGTCTGCTGGTGTGGTTAGCATAACCAGTCTCTGCTAAGGGTTTCTCATTATTCAAAGAAATATCAGTAAATGTATCTgcaaagaaaattaaatattattttacCGAAAAACCCAACAAATCATTGCAATGAATTTAGCATCTAAATTTTAGGACAAAAATGTATTACTTTATTGCAGCCTTCCTAGAGCCAAACAGATATGCAATCAGAGCTGACGCAGAGAGAATTCTGTACTACGTGCTCTTAGAAGTAAATGCATGCATCCAAAATCTAAAGCACCTCTCTCAAATTCTCTTCCACTGGAATTCAATGCTTCTATTTCAGTGAATTAAATGTGTCTTATATAGCACATTTTTTCTAAAGTAATAAGATCATTCTCCTACACAAATAAATCTGAAATATTGTGTCTCTGCTTCTAGCTTACAGATTCCGAAGAGTGCACAGTTGTTAGCCGTTTTGGAAACTGTCCCAATCGGTTGCAGTTGGCTTTGCTTACCTGCGGCAAGCTGCTCGAAATGCTCTGCGCCCTCCCCTTGGGAACTAAAGCCGCTACCGTCGGAGACTGCGGTGCTCAGAAACTGGGATCCCCCACTGCTGAGCAGCATCATTTCCTCCAGCTTGGGGTAGTTATCCATGGTGGGGGAGTGCGGGAAGGAGCCGAATGGGTCGGAGATTTGCAGAGGGGACATGAGCATCTCCGCTTTCGTTGCTGCCATTCCACCTGCCTCGGGATTTCCTGCTCTGCTCTGCGGGCCGATGCACTGGGGAGCGAGGAGGAGGCGGCAGCTCGCCGTCCTCCAGTGCTAGGGATTTCTGCCTGCGTGTTATGATGTACGGTGGGTTAGGGTTGTCATTTATTCTCCGGGTTCCCTTTGCAGCTGCTCCGCCAGCTCACAGCTTTCTAAAATCTCTCCTCCGGAATCTCTCGCGGCTCGCACGACCCACTTCTATATAAAGGGTTTCCACCGTCCTATTCCCGCCTCGCCGGTGACGTACATGGCCAAATATGGACTGCAGGAAGCCCTTATGTGGACACGGCACAGGAGGACCCGTGACGTCACGCCCTCGCAGGGGAAGACTGGCTTTGATCACTGCAAAGCATTGAACTGCAAGC of Rhinatrema bivittatum chromosome 18, aRhiBiv1.1, whole genome shotgun sequence contains these proteins:
- the EGR1 gene encoding early growth response protein 1; this encodes MAATKAEMLMSPLQISDPFGSFPHSPTMDNYPKLEEMMLLSSGGSQFLSTAVSDGSGFSSQGEGAEHFEQLAADTFTDISLNNEKPLAETGYANHTSRLPPITYTGRFSLEPAPSNSNSLWPEPLFSLVSGLVGMANPPTTSTPSSSPSSSSSQSPPLTCAVQSNESSPIYSAAPTFSSTGTEIFTEQQAQSFPHPSSTSIQYPPPAYSATKTNFQVPMIPDYLFSQQQGEIGLLPPDQKPFQNLEARAQQPSLTPLSTIKAFATQTSSQDLKTYQSQLIKPSRMRKYPNRPSKTPPHERPYACPVETCDRRFSRSDELTRHIRIHTGQKPFQCRICMRNFSRSDHLTTHIRTHTGEKPFACDICGRKFARSDERKRHTKIHLRQKDKKVEKVTPVSSASSVTTSYPSPVPTSYSSPVSSAYPSPVHSSFSSPSVPNTYPSVTSAFQSSSFSCSTVTNSFSSSVTTALSDIHSTFSPRTIEIC